The following proteins come from a genomic window of Verrucomicrobiia bacterium:
- the egtB gene encoding ergothioneine biosynthesis protein EgtB: protein MSVTLTQTSPSETLRKEEDYVRVRSESERLCESLEIEDFAVQGMPDVSPPKWHLAHTTWFFETFFLAPLEPHHKPFDPVFSYLFNSYYEAVGARQPRGRRGQISRPSVSRVLEYRANVDQRVAEVLEKKAGRLGGEELRVFDTGLHHEQQHQELLLTDIKYNFFLSPYRPAYLSEEAPPEGERAGAARWIDYGGSLRVVGHDGRGFGFDNEMPEHQAYVEPFSLASHLVTNAEYLGFIEDGGYDHAELWLSDGWETARREGWRAPLYWEAEGKSEWRVFTLAGMKKLNMDEPVCHLSCYEADAYARWAGCRLPTEAEWETAARTAAVGGNFRESGRLHPAPSSGGPLARPAQLYGDVWEWTQSPYAPYPGFKPGPGALGEYNGKFMCNQIVLRGGSCVTPASHIRPTYRNFFYPHQRWQFSGLRLAR, encoded by the coding sequence ATGAGTGTGACACTGACCCAGACAAGCCCGTCGGAAACGCTGCGCAAGGAAGAAGACTATGTCCGCGTGCGCAGCGAGTCGGAACGCCTGTGCGAGTCTCTCGAGATCGAGGATTTCGCGGTGCAGGGCATGCCCGACGTGAGCCCGCCGAAATGGCACCTGGCGCATACAACCTGGTTCTTCGAGACGTTTTTTCTCGCGCCGCTCGAACCGCATCACAAGCCTTTTGACCCGGTTTTTTCCTACCTCTTCAATTCTTATTACGAAGCCGTGGGCGCGCGCCAGCCGCGCGGCAGGCGGGGCCAGATTTCCCGTCCTTCGGTTTCCCGGGTGCTGGAGTACCGCGCGAACGTGGACCAGCGCGTGGCCGAAGTCCTTGAAAAAAAAGCCGGGCGCCTGGGCGGCGAAGAGCTCCGCGTTTTCGATACGGGCCTGCATCACGAGCAGCAGCACCAGGAGCTCCTTCTCACCGACATCAAATACAATTTTTTCCTGAGCCCGTACCGTCCTGCCTACCTTTCCGAAGAAGCGCCCCCGGAAGGCGAGAGGGCGGGCGCGGCGCGCTGGATCGATTACGGCGGGTCGCTGCGCGTGGTCGGCCATGACGGCCGCGGTTTCGGCTTCGACAACGAAATGCCGGAACATCAGGCTTACGTCGAGCCTTTTTCGCTGGCATCGCATCTGGTGACGAACGCCGAGTACCTCGGCTTCATCGAAGACGGAGGATACGATCATGCGGAGCTGTGGCTTTCGGATGGGTGGGAAACGGCCCGCCGCGAAGGCTGGCGCGCGCCGCTTTATTGGGAAGCGGAAGGCAAATCCGAGTGGCGTGTCTTTACGCTTGCCGGCATGAAGAAGCTGAACATGGACGAGCCTGTCTGCCATTTGAGCTGTTACGAAGCGGACGCGTACGCGCGCTGGGCCGGATGCCGCCTTCCCACGGAAGCGGAATGGGAAACCGCGGCGCGCACGGCGGCCGTGGGCGGCAATTTCCGCGAATCCGGGCGCCTGCATCCCGCGCCTTCATCCGGCGGCCCGCTGGCCCGTCCCGCGCAGCTGTACGGCGATGTGTGGGAATGGACGCAGAGCCCGTACGCGCCGTATCCGGGTTTCAAGCCCGGTCCGGGCGCGCTCGGCGAATACAACGGAAAATTCATGTGCAATCAGATCGTGCTGCGCGGCGGCTCGTGCGTGACGCCGGCGTCGCACATCCGGCCCACATACCGCAACTTTTTTTATCCCCATCAGCGCTGGCAGTTTTCCGGCCTACGGCTGGCGCGTTAA
- a CDS encoding fibronectin type III domain-containing protein, with protein MNRKTFLFSLGLVLAAAAPLAYADTAVVSDAQVIDLGQNNFLLKLRSSGPQAFDATLKNPTTLEVRLYQATLGTFAVPSTPFGGVTFTQDKAEQVLMRLTLNDPTHKPRVQQGDSADSVDIYVRWMTDNKAPVLSAVNVTNITQTGADITWTTDEAADSSAAYGLSQPPAQTTTVNTTPFTAHKVTLTGLAPGKLYYYSARSADIAGNLAASNVLSFTTKAPAFAESGGQVVIEAEHYDVKTPRAGKDWVLESAQSGASGSRYATALPNSGANLSSYVNQSPELVYNVLFTATGTYYVWIRGAGPTTADDSVHAGIDGTGPASASNMDGFPAAWTWKNKTTSGAAATLVVHSPGLHTIHLWMREDGFRADKILLRQNSSATAPSGTGPAESPRQ; from the coding sequence ATGAACAGAAAAACTTTTCTCTTCAGCTTGGGACTGGTGCTCGCAGCGGCCGCGCCGCTTGCCTATGCTGATACAGCGGTGGTCTCGGACGCGCAGGTAATCGATCTTGGCCAGAATAATTTCCTGCTCAAGCTGCGTTCCAGCGGGCCGCAGGCCTTTGACGCCACGCTGAAAAATCCGACGACCCTCGAAGTCCGGCTTTATCAGGCCACGCTGGGAACCTTCGCGGTTCCTTCGACGCCTTTCGGCGGCGTGACCTTTACGCAGGACAAAGCCGAGCAAGTGCTGATGCGCCTCACGCTGAATGACCCGACCCACAAGCCCCGCGTCCAGCAGGGCGACAGCGCGGACTCGGTGGACATTTACGTTCGCTGGATGACGGACAACAAAGCGCCAGTGCTCAGCGCCGTCAACGTCACGAACATCACCCAGACGGGCGCGGACATCACGTGGACGACCGACGAAGCCGCGGATTCCAGCGCGGCCTACGGGCTTTCCCAGCCTCCGGCGCAAACGACCACCGTCAACACGACGCCGTTTACCGCGCATAAAGTCACGCTGACGGGGCTCGCGCCCGGCAAGCTTTATTATTACAGCGCGCGCTCGGCCGACATCGCGGGAAATCTCGCGGCTTCGAACGTTCTTTCTTTCACGACCAAGGCGCCGGCCTTCGCGGAATCCGGCGGCCAGGTGGTCATCGAAGCCGAGCATTACGACGTGAAGACACCGCGCGCCGGAAAAGACTGGGTGCTGGAAAGCGCGCAGTCCGGAGCTTCCGGAAGCAGGTACGCGACCGCGCTGCCCAACAGCGGCGCGAATCTTTCTTCCTACGTGAATCAGAGCCCGGAGCTGGTCTACAACGTGCTTTTCACGGCGACCGGCACTTATTACGTCTGGATCCGCGGCGCGGGCCCGACGACAGCCGACGATTCCGTTCATGCAGGCATCGACGGCACCGGACCGGCATCCGCGTCCAACATGGACGGTTTTCCCGCGGCCTGGACGTGGAAGAATAAAACCACGAGCGGCGCCGCGGCCACGCTCGTCGTGCATTCGCCGGGCCTTCACACGATCCACCTCTGGATGCGCGAAGACGGTTTCCGCGCCGACAAAATCCTGCTCCGCCAGAACAGTTCCGCCACCGCGCCGTCAGGCACGGGTCCCGCCGAAAGCCCCCGCCAGTAA
- a CDS encoding glycosyltransferase, with protein MNILVGILKYPPDYAGDGLRLHRTFQRLRKKSQLEDVYVLTSWDRAAPQKNEVVDGICILRDVECTLKRDFRSFSKKIALLRQIAGMIRSFFEIAPRVDLVLTSGSGWFPSLVAWLAFFARKPVVKEIVLLGSDDPRTLQAAKPFPLRWFFTQPFRFAKLIIAISPPLEKACLNWGLPQDKIWCRLNPIDIEFPVQPEIADSPEPPLILWVGTVSARKNVHFLLKAAAHFKEPVRIWFVGPCADGDYFLGLQQLQVRLPRHIEVRFTGEIKDMPRLCRLYSRARLFWFASRSEGMGNVVAESLICGTPVVTLPVMDIMKHLLPHAEDGEVVDTEDPEVFASAAASWLKKKIDRAGIAARARERFSAERVDAGYAAWFRKLSHSPLPEKAYGRGAILIPERISS; from the coding sequence GTGAACATTCTCGTGGGAATTTTGAAGTATCCACCGGATTATGCGGGAGACGGGCTCCGGCTTCATCGTACGTTCCAGCGTCTCAGGAAGAAATCCCAGCTGGAAGACGTCTATGTCCTGACGTCCTGGGACAGGGCCGCCCCGCAAAAAAACGAAGTCGTCGACGGCATCTGTATCCTGCGCGACGTCGAGTGCACGCTGAAGCGCGATTTCCGCAGCTTCTCGAAAAAAATTGCGCTGCTCCGGCAGATTGCCGGAATGATCCGCAGTTTTTTTGAAATCGCGCCGCGGGTCGACCTTGTGCTGACCTCGGGCTCAGGATGGTTTCCCTCGCTTGTCGCGTGGCTTGCCTTTTTCGCCCGCAAGCCCGTCGTCAAAGAAATCGTGCTTCTCGGCAGCGACGATCCCCGGACCCTCCAAGCCGCAAAACCTTTCCCGCTGCGCTGGTTTTTCACTCAGCCTTTCCGTTTTGCCAAGCTCATCATCGCCATTTCTCCGCCGCTGGAAAAGGCCTGCCTGAACTGGGGCCTTCCGCAGGACAAAATCTGGTGCCGGCTGAATCCCATCGACATCGAATTTCCCGTCCAGCCCGAGATCGCCGACAGCCCCGAGCCCCCGCTTATTCTGTGGGTGGGCACGGTCAGCGCGCGCAAGAACGTCCACTTCCTGCTCAAAGCCGCGGCGCATTTCAAGGAGCCGGTGCGTATCTGGTTTGTCGGGCCCTGCGCGGACGGCGATTATTTTCTGGGGCTCCAGCAGCTTCAGGTCCGGCTGCCGCGCCACATCGAGGTCCGGTTCACAGGCGAGATCAAGGACATGCCCCGGCTCTGCCGGCTTTATTCCCGCGCCCGGCTGTTCTGGTTTGCCTCCCGGAGCGAAGGCATGGGCAACGTGGTGGCGGAATCGCTGATCTGCGGCACGCCGGTGGTGACGCTTCCCGTGATGGACATCATGAAACACTTGCTGCCGCACGCGGAAGACGGGGAAGTCGTGGACACCGAGGACCCGGAAGTCTTTGCCTCGGCCGCCGCGTCCTGGCTGAAAAAGAAAATCGACCGTGCGGGCATTGCCGCGCGCGCGCGGGAACGCTTCAGCGCGGAGCGGGTGGATGCCGGTTACGCCGCGTGGTTCCGTAAACTTTCTCATTCTCCGCTGCCGGAAAAAGCCTACGGGCGCGGCGCGATCTTAATCCCGGAAAGGATCTCATCATGA
- a CDS encoding DNA-3-methyladenine glycosylase I yields MQRYHDEEWGVPVSDDRKQFEFLVLESAQAGLSWAIVLRKRENYRKAFAGFDPVKVSRFKAPQVRKLLKDPGIIRNRLKIQAAINNARRFLEILSEHGSFANYLRTFVGEKPRINRWKSLAELPARTPESDALSKDMKKRGFKFLGSIVLYSHLQAVGMVNDHVVSCYRHRELKGAPRRKRAGHA; encoded by the coding sequence ATGCAGCGCTACCACGACGAAGAGTGGGGCGTCCCCGTGTCGGACGACCGCAAGCAATTCGAATTCCTGGTCCTGGAAAGTGCGCAGGCGGGCCTGAGCTGGGCCATTGTCCTGCGCAAGCGCGAGAATTACCGCAAAGCCTTTGCCGGTTTCGATCCCGTGAAAGTCTCCCGTTTCAAGGCCCCGCAGGTCCGCAAGCTTCTCAAAGATCCGGGCATCATCCGCAACCGCCTCAAGATCCAGGCCGCCATCAACAATGCCCGGCGGTTTCTCGAAATCCTTTCCGAACACGGTTCTTTCGCGAACTACCTGCGGACCTTTGTGGGAGAAAAGCCCCGCATCAACCGCTGGAAATCGCTCGCCGAGCTCCCGGCCCGCACGCCCGAATCCGACGCGCTCAGCAAAGATATGAAAAAACGCGGTTTCAAATTTCTCGGGTCCATCGTGCTGTATTCCCATCTCCAGGCCGTGGGCATGGTGAACGACCATGTCGTGAGCTGCTACCGGCACCGCGAATTAAAAGGCGCGCCGCGCCGGAAGCGGGCGGGACATGCTTGA
- a CDS encoding VOC family protein → MPVKPVPEEYHTLTPYLIVRRADKAIEFYKKVFGAAEKMRMEGPGGKVGHAELKIGDSTFMLADEVPDMGFLGPQSLGGSPVNLLVYVENSDAIFNRAVAEGAAVRKAMANQFYGDRSGTFEDPFGHLWTVSTHIEDVPEDELRRRAAECMSQHEAKT, encoded by the coding sequence ATGCCGGTCAAACCTGTTCCCGAGGAGTATCACACGCTCACGCCCTACCTGATCGTCCGGCGGGCGGACAAAGCCATTGAGTTTTACAAAAAAGTTTTCGGCGCGGCGGAAAAGATGCGCATGGAAGGGCCCGGCGGCAAAGTGGGCCATGCCGAACTCAAGATCGGCGACTCCACGTTCATGCTGGCCGACGAAGTTCCCGACATGGGCTTTCTGGGGCCGCAATCGCTGGGCGGTTCACCCGTCAACCTGCTCGTCTACGTCGAAAATTCCGACGCGATTTTCAATCGGGCCGTGGCCGAAGGCGCCGCCGTGCGGAAAGCCATGGCCAACCAGTTTTACGGCGACCGCAGCGGCACGTTCGAAGATCCGTTCGGCCACCTGTGGACGGTCTCCACGCATATCGAAGACGTGCCGGAAGACGAACTGCGCCGCCGCGCCGCGGAATGCATGAGCCAGCACGAAGCCAAAACCTGA
- a CDS encoding AMP-binding protein, whose product MIADILRSVHCLNRIRAKERASLETLSAYQFERMKSLVGHAYERVPYYRHAYGKAGLHPSMIRSWDDFRRLPMLTKQDRRSNPADDFLVSGTDKARVWTSQTTGSSGIPITVWRDAESAAWDRALMNYGFGKLGIRPYHRFCQISAILSEKPARPGPFAKLGFKRTHIVSLRQPDEIILREMEALKPDVVYTFPSVLLRLSEALKRGKASVSPRWLIAQGEVLPDSWRSTIEEAFGAPLYHTYGATEIARIGFECRWHQGYHLIPDAAVVEVLKDGRPAAPDEEGDLVITGLNSRLSPFIRYQIGDRGILSRAVCPCGLTLPLLKNVVGRSDDFLVLPSGRKVSARAVTHMRFDGILQYKIVQKSPAHLQVLVIPSETFGENTAAEIRKVLDGAFFGEPLEIEILKTESLPVSRTGKLQLVMREF is encoded by the coding sequence ATGATCGCCGACATTCTGCGTTCCGTGCACTGCCTTAATCGGATCCGGGCCAAAGAGCGCGCCTCTCTCGAAACGCTTTCGGCTTATCAATTCGAGCGCATGAAGAGCCTTGTCGGCCACGCCTATGAGCGCGTCCCTTATTACCGCCACGCGTACGGAAAAGCGGGCCTCCATCCGTCCATGATCCGCTCGTGGGATGATTTCAGGCGCCTTCCCATGCTGACCAAGCAGGACAGGCGCTCGAATCCCGCGGACGATTTTCTGGTTTCAGGCACGGACAAGGCGCGCGTGTGGACGTCCCAGACCACGGGATCCTCCGGCATCCCCATCACGGTCTGGCGTGACGCGGAAAGCGCGGCCTGGGACCGCGCGCTCATGAATTATGGCTTCGGCAAGCTCGGCATCCGGCCGTATCACCGTTTCTGCCAGATCTCCGCGATCCTTTCGGAAAAGCCCGCACGTCCGGGCCCGTTCGCAAAGCTCGGCTTCAAGCGCACGCACATCGTTTCGCTCCGGCAGCCCGACGAAATCATCCTTCGCGAAATGGAAGCCTTGAAGCCGGACGTGGTTTACACGTTTCCGTCGGTTCTTCTGCGCCTGTCCGAGGCGCTCAAGCGGGGAAAGGCGTCCGTGTCGCCGCGCTGGCTCATCGCGCAGGGGGAAGTCCTTCCGGATTCCTGGCGCTCGACGATCGAAGAAGCATTCGGCGCGCCGCTCTATCACACTTACGGGGCCACGGAAATCGCGCGCATCGGCTTCGAATGCCGCTGGCATCAGGGCTATCATTTGATTCCCGACGCGGCCGTCGTCGAGGTCTTGAAAGACGGCCGTCCCGCGGCGCCCGATGAAGAAGGCGATCTGGTCATCACCGGCCTGAACAGCCGCCTTTCGCCGTTCATCCGCTATCAAATCGGGGACCGGGGGATTTTGAGCCGCGCGGTTTGCCCGTGCGGGCTCACGCTTCCGCTGCTCAAAAACGTGGTGGGCCGTTCGGACGATTTTCTCGTGCTGCCCAGCGGCCGCAAGGTTTCGGCCCGGGCCGTGACGCATATGCGCTTCGACGGCATCCTCCAGTACAAGATCGTCCAGAAATCGCCCGCTCATCTGCAGGTGCTTGTCATCCCTTCCGAAACTTTCGGTGAAAACACGGCCGCGGAAATCCGCAAAGTTCTGGACGGCGCCTTTTTCGGAGAACCCCTCGAAATCGAGATCCTCAAAACCGAATCGCTTCCGGTTTCGCGCACGGGCAAGCTCCAGCTCGTCATGCGCGAATTCTGA
- a CDS encoding ferritin-like domain-containing protein, translating into METPQSKAEKDVVFSQPFLADVDAIRRRARQHIQDGAVTQAYHADRETILKLLNEALATEIVCVLRYKRHYFMAQGIHSQSVAAEFQEHAAEEQEHADQIAERIAQLGGEPDLNPEGLLSRSHSEYLEGRSLLDMVKEDLIAERIAIESYTAIVQFIADKDPTTRRIMEGILQKEEEHADDLAKILSALDDTNK; encoded by the coding sequence ATGGAAACGCCTCAGTCCAAAGCCGAAAAAGACGTGGTTTTCTCGCAGCCTTTTCTCGCGGACGTGGATGCGATCCGCCGCCGCGCGCGCCAGCACATCCAGGACGGCGCGGTCACGCAGGCCTATCACGCCGACCGTGAGACGATCCTCAAACTTTTGAACGAAGCGCTCGCGACGGAGATTGTCTGCGTGCTGCGCTACAAAAGGCATTACTTCATGGCGCAGGGGATCCATTCGCAATCCGTAGCCGCGGAGTTTCAGGAACACGCGGCCGAAGAGCAGGAGCACGCGGACCAGATCGCCGAGCGCATCGCGCAGCTGGGCGGGGAGCCGGACCTGAATCCGGAAGGCCTTCTTTCACGGAGCCATTCCGAATATTTAGAGGGCCGGTCCCTTCTGGACATGGTAAAAGAAGACTTGATCGCGGAACGGATCGCGATAGAATCCTACACGGCCATCGTCCAATTCATCGCGGACAAAGACCCTACCACGCGGCGTATCATGGAGGGCATTCTGCAGAAGGAAGAAGAGCATGCCGACGATCTTGCGAAAATTCTTTCGGCTCTTGATGATACGAATAAATAG
- the egtD gene encoding L-histidine N(alpha)-methyltransferase → MVYFAPGKETFLHDVLDGLQRREKKIPCKYFYDERGSRLFDAICRTEEYYPTRTEVQILHNYAADMARLAGPGAVLVELGSGSGLKTRLLLEYLSRPAAFVPVDISRFRLMESSRELRSRFPRLKILPVCADFTAPFRLPEAAGRRVFYFPGSTIGNFSPEEAGELLGRLLEDAGPGGALLIGVDLKKDKRVLEAAYNDRSGMTAAFNRNVLRRLNDELGTGICTEKFTHRAFYNEAEGRIEMHLVSGAEQTIELAGETIRLRENESICTEHSYKYSLEDFQNLAGTFGASVERTWTDPARLFSVHYLARA, encoded by the coding sequence ATGGTTTATTTTGCCCCGGGAAAAGAAACGTTCCTGCACGACGTGCTGGACGGGCTGCAGCGGCGGGAGAAGAAAATCCCGTGTAAATATTTTTACGACGAGCGCGGCTCGCGGCTCTTTGACGCGATTTGCCGCACTGAGGAATATTATCCGACGCGTACCGAAGTGCAGATCCTGCACAATTATGCCGCGGACATGGCGCGGCTCGCCGGGCCCGGCGCCGTGCTGGTGGAGCTGGGCAGCGGCAGCGGACTCAAGACGCGGCTTTTGCTGGAGTATTTGAGCCGTCCCGCGGCATTCGTGCCCGTCGACATCTCGCGCTTCCGCCTGATGGAAAGCTCGCGCGAGCTTCGGTCCCGGTTTCCGCGCCTTAAAATCCTTCCTGTCTGCGCGGACTTCACGGCGCCTTTCCGTCTTCCCGAGGCCGCCGGACGGCGCGTTTTTTATTTTCCCGGGTCCACCATTGGCAATTTCTCTCCCGAAGAAGCGGGGGAGCTGCTCGGCCGCCTCCTGGAAGACGCGGGCCCCGGAGGCGCGCTGCTCATCGGCGTCGACCTCAAAAAAGACAAACGCGTGCTGGAAGCCGCTTACAACGACCGGAGCGGCATGACCGCGGCCTTCAACCGCAACGTCCTTCGCCGCCTGAACGATGAGCTCGGCACCGGCATCTGCACGGAAAAGTTTACGCACCGCGCTTTTTACAACGAGGCTGAAGGGCGGATCGAAATGCACCTGGTCAGCGGCGCCGAGCAGACGATTGAGCTGGCCGGCGAAACCATCCGGCTTCGCGAAAACGAGAGCATCTGCACCGAGCATTCTTATAAGTACAGCCTCGAAGATTTCCAGAATCTCGCCGGGACTTTCGGGGCGTCGGTGGAAAGAACCTGGACCGATCCCGCTCGCCTTTTCAGCGTCCATTACCTCGCCCGTGCCTGA
- a CDS encoding ATP-binding protein, whose translation MPSKKLAQFSEKAECLQMLAEEIPDFAVIGLDPAGRIVEWNLGAERLLGWAEAEALGQEASIIFTPSDRARGEPQKEIGTAAERGSAKDERWHLRKDGTVFWGSGSMTAIHSEDGAVAGFIKIFRDFTDYRTLAESLKKSNRDLEQFAHTVSHDLQEPLRVVALYADLLKRRAGADAGAEMKQFLDFIYEAAARAQNLTQSLLNLAKFGATPPRLQAVNLATIVEATLHNMQARLREKKAVVLTEPLPMVTADSLQIGQLFQNLISNALKYNDSPSPEIRIEMEEKELEWQIAVKDNGMGIRKEDRGKIFEAFTQLGMAVQGSGLGLAICKKIVERHGGRIWVEAHSPKGSAFFFTLPKVRPSGAS comes from the coding sequence ATGCCCTCGAAGAAACTTGCCCAATTTTCGGAGAAAGCCGAATGCCTGCAAATGCTGGCCGAGGAAATCCCGGACTTCGCCGTGATCGGCCTTGATCCGGCGGGTCGTATTGTGGAGTGGAATCTCGGAGCCGAACGCCTGCTCGGGTGGGCGGAAGCGGAAGCCCTGGGCCAGGAAGCGTCCATTATCTTTACGCCTTCGGACCGGGCGCGCGGGGAGCCGCAAAAAGAAATCGGAACCGCGGCCGAAAGGGGCAGCGCCAAAGATGAGCGCTGGCATCTGCGCAAGGACGGGACGGTATTCTGGGGAAGTGGAAGCATGACCGCCATCCATTCCGAGGACGGCGCGGTCGCCGGCTTCATCAAAATTTTCCGCGATTTCACCGATTACAGAACCCTGGCGGAAAGCCTGAAAAAATCAAACCGCGACCTGGAACAATTCGCGCACACGGTTTCGCACGATCTTCAGGAACCGCTGCGCGTCGTGGCGCTGTATGCGGATCTGCTCAAACGCCGGGCCGGCGCCGATGCCGGGGCGGAAATGAAGCAGTTTCTCGACTTTATCTACGAAGCGGCCGCCCGGGCCCAGAACCTCACTCAATCCCTTCTCAATCTTGCGAAGTTCGGCGCCACCCCGCCGCGCTTACAAGCCGTCAATCTCGCGACAATCGTTGAAGCCACTCTTCATAACATGCAGGCGCGCCTGCGGGAGAAGAAGGCGGTCGTTCTGACCGAACCGCTTCCCATGGTCACAGCCGACAGCCTTCAAATAGGGCAGCTCTTCCAAAACCTCATCTCGAACGCGCTCAAATACAATGACTCGCCCTCGCCTGAGATCCGGATCGAGATGGAAGAAAAAGAGCTGGAATGGCAAATCGCGGTAAAGGACAACGGCATGGGCATCCGAAAAGAAGACCGGGGAAAGATTTTTGAGGCGTTCACGCAGCTGGGGATGGCCGTCCAAGGGTCGGGGCTGGGGCTTGCGATCTGCAAGAAAATCGTGGAACGCCACGGCGGAAGAATTTGGGTGGAGGCCCATTCGCCGAAAGGCAGCGCCTTTTTCTTTACGCTTCCGAAGGTCCGGCCTAGCGGCGCGTCTTGA
- a CDS encoding NAD(P)/FAD-dependent oxidoreductase: MLDVLIAGAGPVGLSLALGLARAGKSVLVLEKKDRFDPHSRAPAIWPRTQEILAGLGVIDRFVREGIVRPDFNFTDADKDRVLLSLSFRELAEETKFPQALILPQNKTEQFLYEALSREPKAEVKFSSEVVKLLHADTHVTVEYKQNGQPAAADALYVAGCDGAHSAVREALGFTLEGRTYGIRAALADVHLGDDKPYDFPRFSTQGPFAAGILIEKSLWRLILLYPSSSLLSLDERVKEGVRGLFGQDRYELVWQSEFHLHQRLSSGFVSGRAALAGDAAHLNSPVGGQGMNAGIQDTEVLCKTLLKALDCRDPEELRAYERERRLAVRKGVNRFTNQLTKVLLFRDGRYIKTILGLAGHVLKIPSLRHAFLRRMAMLPRR, from the coding sequence ATGCTTGACGTCCTGATCGCGGGCGCAGGACCGGTGGGGCTTTCGCTCGCCCTGGGGCTTGCCCGCGCGGGAAAGTCCGTGCTCGTCCTGGAAAAAAAAGACCGCTTTGACCCGCACTCGCGTGCGCCTGCCATCTGGCCGCGCACGCAGGAAATCCTGGCCGGCCTCGGCGTCATCGACCGCTTTGTCCGGGAAGGGATCGTGCGTCCCGATTTTAATTTTACCGATGCGGACAAGGACCGCGTGCTTCTCTCGCTTTCTTTCCGCGAGCTGGCGGAAGAAACAAAATTCCCGCAGGCTTTGATCCTTCCTCAGAATAAGACCGAACAGTTCCTGTACGAAGCGCTGTCCCGGGAACCCAAGGCCGAAGTCAAATTTTCCAGCGAAGTCGTGAAACTTCTCCATGCGGACACGCATGTGACCGTGGAATACAAACAGAACGGGCAGCCTGCCGCGGCCGACGCCTTGTACGTCGCCGGATGTGACGGCGCGCACAGCGCGGTGCGCGAAGCGCTGGGATTTACCCTCGAGGGCCGCACGTACGGCATCCGGGCCGCGCTGGCCGACGTGCATCTGGGTGACGACAAGCCTTATGATTTTCCCCGGTTCTCCACGCAGGGCCCGTTCGCGGCGGGCATCCTCATCGAAAAAAGCCTGTGGCGCCTGATCCTGCTTTATCCGTCGTCGAGCCTGCTTTCGCTCGACGAGCGCGTGAAAGAAGGCGTCCGCGGACTCTTCGGCCAGGACCGGTACGAGCTTGTCTGGCAAAGCGAATTTCATCTTCATCAGCGCCTGAGCAGCGGCTTTGTCAGCGGCCGCGCGGCGCTTGCCGGGGATGCCGCGCATCTCAACAGCCCCGTGGGCGGGCAGGGGATGAACGCCGGTATCCAGGACACGGAAGTCCTGTGCAAAACGCTTCTCAAGGCCCTGGACTGCCGGGACCCCGAGGAGCTGCGGGCTTACGAACGCGAAAGGCGCCTGGCCGTGCGGAAAGGCGTCAACCGCTTTACGAACCAACTCACGAAAGTCCTGCTTTTCCGGGACGGCCGCTATATCAAAACCATCCTCGGCTTGGCGGGCCATGTCCTGAAAATTCCCTCTCTGCGGCATGCGTTCCTGCGGCGCATGGCCATGCTTCCGCGCCGTTAG
- a CDS encoding PEP-CTERM sorting domain-containing protein: protein MIVRFFSKLPKIFSAFLISFIAVLSAAQTAHAASVTLDAVYSGWYLDNGSHTNSNLNYLTGSCPTVPCTTNGGEHRGFFIFDLTSVTDPIVSATLSLFNPDYTSGDTTETLDIYDVSTDPVTLAQTAVGQTGYFDDLGTGVKYGSTSVSNADDGQAVLIPLNAGALLDLNNASGYFAFGARLSTLQDSTLQYLFGNSSGTSPRKLLLETQDAVVPSPSVPEPSSILLAGMGLLLGLAFKTRR from the coding sequence ATGATCGTTCGTTTTTTTTCGAAACTGCCGAAGATTTTTTCTGCCTTTTTGATTTCCTTTATCGCAGTGCTGTCCGCCGCCCAAACCGCGCATGCCGCGAGCGTGACGCTCGATGCCGTGTACTCGGGATGGTACCTGGACAACGGTTCCCATACCAACAGCAACCTGAACTATTTGACCGGCAGCTGCCCTACGGTTCCTTGCACCACCAATGGAGGTGAGCATCGGGGCTTTTTTATTTTCGATCTCACTTCGGTAACCGATCCCATCGTCAGCGCGACGCTCAGCCTGTTCAATCCGGATTACACCAGCGGCGATACCACGGAGACGCTGGACATCTACGACGTTTCCACCGATCCCGTCACTTTGGCGCAGACGGCCGTTGGCCAAACGGGTTATTTCGATGACCTGGGCACCGGCGTGAAATACGGTTCCACCAGCGTCAGCAATGCGGATGACGGTCAAGCCGTTCTGATTCCCCTCAATGCCGGAGCGCTTCTGGATTTGAACAATGCTTCGGGCTATTTTGCGTTCGGCGCGCGGCTCTCGACCCTTCAGGACAGCACCCTGCAGTACTTGTTCGGAAACAGCTCGGGAACAAGTCCGCGTAAGCTGCTTCTCGAAACGCAGGATGCCGTGGTGCCTTCGCCTTCCGTGCCGGAACCTTCCTCGATTCTCCTTGCCGGCATGGGACTTCTGCTCGGACTGGCGTTCAAGACGCGCCGCTAG